The Geotrypetes seraphini chromosome 2, aGeoSer1.1, whole genome shotgun sequence genome contains the following window.
AATCTATGGCTAAGGCTACTCCCATTGATTCTGGACAGACTAGTAGAGGGTAGACTGTGAGATTTTGGAATGTGTAAAGGCTCCAGGCTGCCCTCTATGACAATGTCAGGTTCTTCGTCACTCTCCATGtcatcggggaggaagttctgtAGCAAGTGGGAAGAAGGCAAGCTATGGTGGCTGGCTGTACTGTCCGTAGACTGCCCAGAGCTGCCGGACATCCTGCTGCTCCGGATAATATTGTTCCTTTGATTTGCTGGCTTGACTGTGATGATAAGATTGTGGCTATTAGCAATCATCATGTCTGTCACTTGGTCAAGAGTTTTCCCAGCTACCTCTATGCCATTGACTTCTAGAACCTCATCATTGACAGCCAGGAGCCCAGTGCTCTCTGCTAGGCCTCCAGGAACCATGCGTGAGATGAAAATGCCAGGCACTTTTTCAAGCCCATGAGGTGTCACTCTCACGCTGGTCCCATCACGGATATAGAATCCCAGTGGTTTCTCACAGCCGTGTCGGTACAGCCTCACTCTCCTGTGGGTCTCAGGAAGAATGTCTACGTCGATGATGGAGGACACGGGTCTGAAGTCATGTGGCATGCTGATGTCAATGTGTGGCCGTTTACGTACATTGTCATTGCGGAGTGTCACCAATGCCTTTTTCCTACGGGTCAGTGTATTGGTTCCAAAGTTGCTGTAATCCACTTCCTCTGCAAACAGACAAGAAAATAAT
Protein-coding sequences here:
- the PARD6G gene encoding partitioning defective 6 homolog gamma isoform X2, which encodes MLGYADVHGDLLPINNDDNFFKAVSSANPLLRVFIQRQEEVDYSNFGTNTLTRRKKALVTLRNDNVRKRPHIDISMPHDFRPVSSIIDVDILPETHRRVRLYRHGCEKPLGFYIRDGTSVRVTPHGLEKVPGIFISRMVPGGLAESTGLLAVNDEVLEVNGIEVAGKTLDQVTDMMIANSHNLIITVKPANQRNNIIRSSRMSGSSGQSTDSTASHHSLPSSHLLQNFLPDDMESDEEPDIVIEGSLEPLHIPKSHSLPSTSLSRINGSSLSHRLQRDLVLNHSGRESNGSLHKLLSTLKTDPRHSLVIPRGGIEEDGTVITL
- the PARD6G gene encoding partitioning defective 6 homolog gamma isoform X1; this encodes MNRSFHKSQTLRFLDSSAVEVKSKFGAEFRRFSLNRYAPGTFEEFLKLVVQVHQITSAEVMLGYADVHGDLLPINNDDNFFKAVSSANPLLRVFIQRQEEVDYSNFGTNTLTRRKKALVTLRNDNVRKRPHIDISMPHDFRPVSSIIDVDILPETHRRVRLYRHGCEKPLGFYIRDGTSVRVTPHGLEKVPGIFISRMVPGGLAESTGLLAVNDEVLEVNGIEVAGKTLDQVTDMMIANSHNLIITVKPANQRNNIIRSSRMSGSSGQSTDSTASHHSLPSSHLLQNFLPDDMESDEEPDIVIEGSLEPLHIPKSHSLPSTSLSRINGSSLSHRLQRDLVLNHSGRESNGSLHKLLSTLKTDPRHSLVIPRGGIEEDGTVITL